In Rahnella variigena, one DNA window encodes the following:
- the mgtA gene encoding magnesium-translocating P-type ATPase — MMFKDFTSRLLSALSRNLPRRLVRRDPMLENVPGRAAQAVPAAMAAHCQACARATEDQLYLQFASHPEGLTAQEADAIRDVSGLNQTGDQQPAPWWLHLWHCYRNPFNLLLTVLGLVSYATDDLTAALVIGAMVFISTFMHFIQEARSNKAADALKAMVSNTATVLRSDAQTGRSETVETPISQLVPGDLIKLSAGDMIPADLRILSAKDLFISQAALTGESLPVEKHACEKKPVAADPLELNTLCFMGTNVVSGTAIAMVIATGGKTWFGQLAERVVQEDTQPNAFQAGISKVSWLLIRFMMVMTPVVLVINGYTKGDWWEAALFALSVAVGLTPEMLPMIVTSTLAKGAVKLSRQKVIVKRLDAIQNFGAMDILCTDKTGTLTQDKIVLERHTDVLGVTSDDVLHLAWLNSHYQTGLKNLLDVAVLEAGDAGPVHNSLKVDEIPFDFDRRRMSVVVAENDHNHRLICKGALEEMLSICTLVQLNGEIVPLTDVLLARIRRITDDLNQQGLRVVAVAHKVMPSRTQGYGVTDESSLILAGYIAFLDPPKESTAPALEALQRKGVTVKILTGDNPLVARKVCKDVGLHAETVLIGSDIDALDDVQLLNVARETTVFAKLTPMHKERIVRVLRGEGHVVGFMGDGINDAPALRAADIGISVDSAVDIAKEAADIILLEKSLMVLEQGVTEGRRTFANMLKYIKMTASSNFGNVFSVLVASAFLPFLPMLPLHLLIQNLIYDVSQVAIPFDNVDEEQLAKPQRWNAGDIGRFMVFFGPISSVFDILTFSLMWWVFQANTVEAQTLFQSGWFIEGLLSQTLIVHMIRTRKVPFIQSRASWPLCIMTLMVVVTGIALIYSPVAGFLQLQALPLSYFPWLIAILAGYMVLTQCVKGWFVRRYGWQ; from the coding sequence ATGATGTTCAAAGATTTCACCTCCCGGCTGCTCAGCGCGCTCAGCCGCAACTTACCGCGCCGTTTAGTCCGTCGCGATCCGATGCTCGAAAACGTGCCAGGCCGCGCTGCACAGGCTGTTCCTGCGGCGATGGCTGCACATTGTCAGGCGTGTGCCCGCGCCACCGAAGACCAGCTGTACCTGCAATTTGCCAGCCATCCGGAAGGGCTGACCGCGCAGGAAGCTGACGCGATCCGCGACGTTTCAGGCCTCAATCAGACCGGCGATCAGCAGCCTGCACCGTGGTGGCTGCACCTGTGGCACTGCTACCGCAATCCGTTCAACCTGCTGCTGACTGTGCTCGGGCTGGTGTCTTACGCCACCGACGATTTAACGGCGGCGCTGGTGATTGGCGCGATGGTGTTTATTTCCACCTTTATGCATTTCATTCAGGAAGCGCGCTCCAACAAAGCTGCCGATGCGCTAAAAGCCATGGTCAGCAACACCGCCACGGTGTTGCGCAGTGACGCGCAAACCGGGCGCAGCGAAACGGTAGAAACCCCGATCAGCCAGCTGGTGCCGGGTGACCTGATCAAGCTTTCTGCGGGGGATATGATCCCGGCAGATTTGCGCATTCTCTCCGCCAAAGACTTGTTTATCAGCCAGGCGGCGCTGACCGGTGAATCGCTGCCGGTCGAAAAACACGCCTGCGAGAAAAAACCGGTTGCGGCGGATCCGCTCGAACTGAATACGCTGTGCTTTATGGGCACCAACGTGGTCAGCGGTACGGCGATTGCGATGGTGATCGCCACCGGCGGCAAAACCTGGTTCGGTCAGCTGGCCGAACGCGTGGTGCAGGAAGATACCCAGCCGAATGCATTCCAGGCAGGTATCAGCAAAGTCAGCTGGCTGCTGATCCGCTTTATGATGGTGATGACACCGGTGGTGCTGGTGATCAACGGCTACACCAAAGGCGACTGGTGGGAAGCAGCGCTGTTTGCGCTCTCCGTGGCGGTCGGGCTGACGCCTGAAATGCTGCCGATGATTGTCACCTCGACGCTGGCGAAAGGCGCGGTGAAACTCTCCCGCCAGAAAGTGATCGTCAAACGTCTGGACGCTATCCAGAACTTTGGCGCGATGGACATCCTCTGCACCGATAAAACCGGCACGCTGACGCAGGATAAAATTGTACTTGAGCGCCACACTGACGTACTCGGGGTGACCAGCGACGACGTGCTGCATCTGGCGTGGCTGAACAGCCATTATCAGACCGGCCTGAAAAACCTGCTGGATGTTGCCGTGCTGGAAGCGGGCGATGCCGGTCCGGTGCATAACTCGCTGAAAGTGGATGAAATTCCGTTTGATTTCGACCGTCGCCGCATGTCCGTGGTGGTCGCCGAAAACGATCATAATCACCGCCTGATTTGCAAAGGCGCGCTGGAAGAAATGCTGTCGATATGCACGCTGGTGCAGCTCAACGGTGAGATTGTGCCGCTGACCGATGTACTGCTCGCGCGCATCCGCCGCATTACTGATGACCTGAATCAGCAGGGGCTGCGCGTGGTGGCGGTGGCACATAAAGTGATGCCATCACGCACGCAGGGGTACGGCGTGACCGATGAATCCAGCCTGATCCTGGCCGGGTATATCGCGTTCCTCGATCCGCCAAAAGAAAGCACCGCACCGGCGCTGGAAGCGTTGCAGCGTAAAGGCGTCACCGTGAAAATTCTCACCGGCGATAACCCGCTGGTGGCGCGTAAGGTCTGCAAAGATGTCGGATTACATGCAGAAACGGTTCTGATCGGCAGCGATATAGATGCACTCGACGATGTGCAACTGCTGAACGTCGCCCGCGAAACCACGGTGTTTGCCAAACTGACGCCGATGCACAAAGAACGCATTGTGCGCGTGCTGCGCGGTGAAGGGCATGTGGTCGGCTTTATGGGCGACGGCATTAACGATGCACCGGCGCTGCGCGCGGCAGACATTGGCATTTCCGTGGATTCGGCGGTGGATATCGCCAAAGAAGCGGCGGACATTATTCTGCTGGAAAAAAGCCTGATGGTGCTGGAGCAGGGCGTGACAGAAGGGCGCAGAACCTTCGCCAACATGCTGAAATACATCAAGATGACCGCCAGTTCTAACTTCGGTAATGTGTTCAGTGTGCTGGTGGCCAGCGCCTTCCTGCCGTTCCTGCCGATGTTGCCGCTGCATCTGCTGATCCAGAATCTTATCTACGATGTGTCACAGGTAGCGATTCCGTTTGATAACGTTGATGAGGAGCAACTGGCAAAACCGCAGCGCTGGAATGCGGGTGACATTGGCCGTTTTATGGTGTTCTTCGGGCCAATCAGTTCCGTGTTCGACATCCTGACCTTCAGCCTGATGTGGTGGGTGTTCCAGGCCAATACGGTTGAGGCGCAGACACTGTTCCAGTCCGGCTGGTTCATTGAAGGGCTGCTGTCGCAGACGCTGATTGTGCATATGATCCGCACCCGCAAAGTGCCGTTTATTCAGAGCCGCGCCTCCTGGCCGTTGTGCATCATGACGCTGATGGTGGTAGTCACCGGTATCGCGTTGATCTACTCGCCTGTTGCCGGATTCCTGCAATTGCAGGCGCTGCCGCTGAGCTATTTCCCGTGGCTGATCGCGATTCTTGCGGGCTACATGGTGCTGACGCAGTGCGTGAAAGGCTGGTTCGTGCGTCGTTACGGCTGGCAGTAA
- the treR gene encoding trehalose operon repressor TreR, whose protein sequence is MQNRLTINDIARLSGVGKSTVSRVLNNEGNVSPQTRERVLQVIEQEHFSPSKSARAMRGFSDKIVAIIVSRLDSPSENQAVRAMLPLFYQQGYDPIVLESQFSTERVKEHLQVLKQRNIDGVVLFGFTGLSAQMLTPWQDKMVMLARDMPGLSSVCYDDAGAVQLLMQKLMAHNLRNIGFIGVSPQDTTTGQRRSEAYRAFCQENGLTPHIALGELTYQSGFDLIPQLLKSNVQAVICASDTIAIGAQKYLQQQQIRDIQVCGIGNNPLLHFLFPESYSVELGYGAGGEAAAKQLLAQLSGSAAVQQLIIPGKLAF, encoded by the coding sequence ATGCAAAATCGCCTGACCATAAATGACATTGCGCGCCTGAGCGGCGTCGGTAAATCCACGGTTTCCCGCGTCCTGAATAACGAAGGCAATGTCAGCCCGCAAACCCGCGAACGGGTATTACAGGTGATTGAGCAGGAACATTTCAGCCCGTCGAAATCAGCGCGGGCAATGCGCGGGTTCAGCGATAAAATCGTGGCGATCATTGTTTCACGCCTCGACTCTCCGTCAGAAAATCAGGCCGTCCGTGCCATGCTGCCACTGTTTTATCAGCAAGGTTACGATCCGATTGTGCTGGAAAGTCAGTTCAGCACCGAACGTGTTAAAGAGCATTTGCAGGTGCTGAAACAGCGCAATATCGACGGCGTGGTGTTGTTTGGTTTTACCGGTTTATCGGCGCAGATGCTGACGCCGTGGCAGGACAAAATGGTGATGCTGGCGCGTGATATGCCGGGGCTGTCGTCCGTGTGTTACGACGATGCGGGGGCGGTGCAGTTGCTGATGCAAAAGCTGATGGCACATAACCTGCGCAACATTGGCTTTATTGGCGTTTCCCCGCAGGACACCACGACGGGCCAGCGCCGCAGCGAAGCCTACCGGGCATTTTGTCAGGAGAACGGCCTGACACCGCACATTGCGCTGGGTGAACTCACCTATCAGAGCGGTTTTGATCTGATCCCGCAATTGCTGAAAAGCAATGTCCAGGCGGTAATTTGTGCCTCCGATACTATCGCTATCGGCGCACAGAAATACCTGCAACAGCAGCAAATCCGCGACATCCAGGTGTGCGGTATCGGTAACAACCCGCTGCTGCATTTCCTGTTCCCGGAATCGTATTCCGTAGAACTCGGTTATGGCGCAGGCGGCGAAGCGGCGGCTAAACAACTGCTGGCACAGCTCAGCGGATCTGCGGCCGTGCAGCAGCTGATCATCCCCGGAAAGCTTGCTTTCTGA
- the treB gene encoding PTS trehalose transporter subunit IIBC, giving the protein MSKVKQQDVDQLIALVGGSDNIAMVTHCITRLRFVLNDPSKADPKGLEALPMVKGCFTNAGQFQVVIGPEVDDYYKVLIASTGKSAAGKEQAKVAARQNMSWFERSISHFAEIFFPLLPALISGGLILGFRNVIGEIPMSDGQTLAQMHPLWQSIYDFLWLLGEAVFMFLPVAVCWSTVRKMGGTEILGIVLGITLVSPQLMNSYNLGQQIPEVWNFGWFTIEKVGYQAQVIPSVLAGMALAVIENGLKRIIPNYLYLVIVPVSSLIIAVFLAHTLIGPFGRMIGDGVAFAVKFIMTGSLAPIGAALFGFLYAPLVITGVHQTTLAIDMQMVQSTGGTPVWPLIALSNIAQAAAVVGVIIVSRKHNEREISVPAAISAFLGVTEPAMYGINLKYRFPMLCAMIGSAFAGLICGLFHVTANGIGVGGLPGILSIKPQFWSIYALAMLVAIVVPIILTVLVYQRKARRGELAVV; this is encoded by the coding sequence ATGAGCAAAGTTAAGCAACAGGATGTTGATCAGCTGATCGCCCTCGTTGGCGGCAGCGACAATATCGCGATGGTGACTCACTGCATTACGCGTCTTCGTTTTGTCCTCAATGACCCGTCCAAAGCCGACCCGAAAGGTCTCGAAGCCCTGCCGATGGTCAAAGGCTGCTTTACCAATGCCGGTCAGTTCCAGGTCGTTATCGGGCCGGAAGTGGATGATTACTATAAAGTCCTGATTGCCAGCACCGGTAAAAGTGCGGCCGGAAAAGAACAGGCAAAAGTCGCCGCCCGCCAGAATATGAGCTGGTTTGAGCGCAGCATTTCTCATTTCGCTGAAATCTTCTTCCCGCTGTTACCGGCGCTGATCAGCGGCGGTTTGATTCTCGGTTTCCGTAACGTTATCGGTGAAATCCCGATGAGCGATGGCCAGACGCTGGCGCAGATGCACCCGTTGTGGCAGTCGATTTACGATTTCCTGTGGCTGCTCGGCGAAGCTGTGTTTATGTTCCTGCCGGTGGCGGTCTGCTGGTCAACGGTCAGAAAAATGGGCGGTACCGAAATCCTCGGCATCGTGCTCGGTATCACGCTGGTGTCGCCGCAGTTAATGAACTCCTACAACCTCGGGCAGCAAATCCCTGAAGTGTGGAATTTCGGCTGGTTCACCATCGAAAAAGTGGGTTATCAGGCGCAGGTCATTCCTTCCGTTCTGGCGGGTATGGCGCTGGCGGTCATCGAAAATGGCCTGAAACGCATTATCCCTAATTACCTTTATCTGGTGATTGTTCCGGTCAGCTCACTGATTATTGCCGTGTTCCTGGCGCACACGCTGATCGGGCCGTTTGGCCGCATGATTGGCGACGGCGTGGCTTTCGCAGTGAAATTCATCATGACCGGCAGCCTCGCGCCGATCGGTGCCGCGCTGTTTGGTTTCCTCTATGCGCCGCTGGTCATTACCGGCGTGCATCAGACCACACTCGCCATCGATATGCAGATGGTACAAAGCACTGGCGGAACGCCGGTCTGGCCGCTGATCGCTCTGTCTAACATTGCGCAGGCAGCCGCGGTCGTCGGCGTGATTATCGTCAGCCGTAAACACAACGAACGTGAGATTTCCGTGCCCGCCGCCATCTCAGCCTTCCTCGGCGTAACTGAACCGGCGATGTACGGGATCAACCTGAAATACCGCTTCCCGATGCTGTGCGCGATGATCGGCTCGGCGTTTGCCGGTCTGATTTGCGGTCTGTTCCACGTCACGGCTAACGGTATTGGGGTCGGCGGATTGCCGGGCATTCTGTCCATCAAACCGCAGTTCTGGAGCATCTACGCACTGGCCATGCTGGTGGCAATTGTGGTGCCGATTATCCTGACCGTGCTGGTTTATCAGCGCAAAGCCCGCCGTGGCGAACTGGCAGTGGTGTAA
- the treC gene encoding alpha,alpha-phosphotrehalase — protein sequence MNSELPWWKNGVIYQIYPKSFQDTTGSGTGDINGITQRLDYLKTLGVDALWLTPMYLSPQIDNGYDVADYCEIDPAFGTLEDFERLTAEAHQRGMRIVMDMVFNHTSTHHEWFRQSQDPGSPFRPFYIWRDSATEGGPPNNWRSKFGGGAWQWHETSGQYYLHLFATEQADLNWEYPPVREALKKVCQFWADKGVDGLRLDVINLVSKQQDFPSDDAGDGRRFYTDGPRIHEFLQEFSRDVFKPLGLMTVGEMSSTKLEHCRRYAANDGSELSMTFNFHHLKVDYPNGEKWTDAPPDFVQLKQIFREWQQGMHGHAWNALFWCNHDQPRIVSRFGDEGALRTTSAKMLAMVLHGLQGTPYIYQGEEIGMTNPGFKHLEQYRDVESLNMFAELKSDGRSNEELLRILAKKSRDNSRTPMQWNAGDQAGFTTGTPWISVSHNAQDINTEQALADKDSVFYLYQQLIRLRKTLPVLSGGDYQDLLPEHPQLWCYTRTADGKTLRVMANLSAQDQAFTLPEFPGSTLLSNYASPAVSGTLRPYECFWQLTE from the coding sequence ATGAACAGCGAATTGCCGTGGTGGAAAAACGGCGTGATTTACCAGATTTACCCAAAGAGCTTTCAGGACACTACGGGCAGCGGCACCGGTGATATCAACGGTATTACGCAACGTCTGGATTACCTGAAAACACTGGGCGTCGATGCCCTGTGGCTGACGCCGATGTACCTGTCGCCACAGATTGATAACGGCTACGACGTAGCGGATTACTGCGAGATTGACCCGGCTTTCGGCACGCTGGAAGACTTCGAGCGGCTGACCGCAGAGGCGCATCAGCGCGGGATGCGCATCGTAATGGATATGGTGTTTAACCATACTTCGACGCACCACGAATGGTTCCGCCAGTCGCAGGATCCGGGCAGTCCGTTCCGCCCGTTTTATATCTGGCGTGACAGCGCGACCGAAGGCGGCCCGCCGAATAACTGGCGTTCTAAATTCGGTGGCGGCGCCTGGCAGTGGCATGAAACCAGCGGGCAGTATTATCTGCATCTGTTCGCTACCGAGCAGGCGGATCTCAACTGGGAATACCCGCCGGTGCGCGAGGCGCTGAAAAAAGTCTGCCAGTTCTGGGCGGATAAAGGCGTCGACGGACTGCGTCTGGACGTGATTAATCTGGTTTCAAAACAGCAGGACTTCCCGTCCGACGATGCCGGTGATGGCCGCCGTTTTTATACCGACGGCCCGCGCATTCATGAGTTCCTGCAGGAGTTCAGCCGCGATGTGTTCAAACCGCTCGGGCTGATGACGGTCGGCGAGATGTCTTCAACGAAGCTTGAGCATTGCCGCCGCTACGCCGCTAACGACGGCAGCGAACTGTCGATGACCTTTAACTTTCATCATCTGAAAGTGGATTATCCGAACGGCGAAAAATGGACGGATGCGCCGCCGGATTTCGTCCAGCTCAAACAGATTTTCCGCGAATGGCAGCAGGGAATGCACGGGCATGCGTGGAATGCGCTGTTCTGGTGTAATCACGATCAGCCGCGCATTGTGTCGCGCTTTGGTGATGAAGGGGCACTGCGCACGACGTCTGCCAAAATGCTGGCGATGGTGCTGCACGGTTTGCAGGGCACGCCGTATATCTATCAGGGCGAAGAAATCGGCATGACCAATCCTGGTTTTAAACATCTCGAACAATATCGCGATGTGGAAAGTCTGAATATGTTTGCCGAACTGAAATCCGACGGGCGCAGCAACGAAGAGCTGTTACGCATTCTGGCGAAGAAATCACGGGATAATTCGCGCACGCCGATGCAATGGAACGCCGGAGATCAGGCCGGATTTACCACCGGCACACCGTGGATTTCCGTCAGCCACAACGCGCAGGACATCAATACCGAACAGGCACTGGCGGATAAAGACTCTGTCTTTTATCTCTATCAGCAACTGATCCGACTGCGCAAAACGCTGCCGGTACTGAGCGGGGGCGATTATCAGGATTTGCTGCCGGAGCATCCGCAACTCTGGTGCTATACCCGCACGGCAGACGGCAAAACCCTGCGGGTGATGGCAAACCTGAGCGCACAGGATCAGGCCTTCACATTGCCGGAATTCCCCGGCAGCACGCTGCTGAGTAATTACGCATCCCCTGCGGTTTCCGGAACGCTTCGTCCGTACGAATGCTTCTGGCAGCTCACCGAATAA
- the nrdD gene encoding anaerobic ribonucleoside-triphosphate reductase has protein sequence MQPIVIKRDGCQVPFDEVLIKQAVQRAAAAAGIDSVDYCAQVARVVAESLQDQARVDIHDIQDAVENQLMAGPHKKLARAYIEYRHDRDVKREMRGRLNQEIRGLVEQSNMALLNENANKDSKVIPTQRDLLAGIVAKHYAKQHILPRDVVLAHERGEIHYHDLDYSPFFPMFNCMLIDLKGMLNHGFKMGNAEIDTPKSISTATAVTAQIIAQVASHIYGGTTINRIDEVLAPFVTASFNKHRQTAEEWQIADADGFAHSRTEKECYDAFQSLEYEVNTLHTANGQTPFVTFGFGLGTSWESRLIQQTILRNRIAGLGKNRKTAVFPKLVFAIRDGLNHKAGDANYDIKQLALECASKRMYPDILNYDQVVKVTGSFKTPMGCRSFLGVYEENGEMIHEGRNNIGVISLNLPRIALEANRDEAAFWTLLDERLLLAKKALMTRIARLEGIKARVAPILYMEGACGVRLKADDDISGIFKNGRASISLGYIGVHETINALFGNQTHVFDASQLREKAEAIVARLKAATESWKDETGYGFSLYSTPSENLCDRFCRLDKAEFGLVAGVTDKGYYTNSFHLDVEKKVNPYEKLDFEAPYPPLSNGGFICYGEYPNLQHNLKALEDVWDYSYTRVPYYGTNTPIDECYDCGYTGEFECTSKGFTCPKCGNHEPSRVSVTRRVCGYLGSPDARPFNAGKQEEVKRRIKHLGNGQLG, from the coding sequence ATGCAGCCCATCGTGATCAAGCGGGATGGTTGCCAGGTCCCTTTCGATGAAGTTCTGATTAAACAAGCCGTGCAACGCGCGGCGGCGGCTGCGGGTATCGACAGCGTGGATTATTGCGCTCAGGTTGCCCGCGTGGTGGCGGAAAGTCTGCAAGATCAGGCTCGTGTAGATATCCACGATATTCAGGATGCGGTTGAAAATCAGCTGATGGCAGGTCCGCATAAAAAGCTGGCACGCGCTTATATCGAATACCGTCATGACCGCGATGTGAAACGTGAAATGCGTGGCCGCCTGAATCAGGAAATCCGGGGTCTGGTTGAACAAAGCAATATGGCGTTGCTCAACGAAAACGCCAACAAAGACAGCAAAGTGATCCCGACACAGCGTGACCTGCTGGCCGGTATTGTCGCCAAGCATTACGCCAAACAGCATATTTTACCGCGCGATGTCGTACTGGCGCATGAGCGTGGCGAAATCCATTATCATGACCTCGATTATTCACCGTTCTTCCCGATGTTTAACTGCATGCTGATCGACCTTAAAGGCATGCTGAATCACGGTTTCAAAATGGGTAATGCGGAAATTGACACGCCAAAGTCTATTTCCACCGCTACGGCCGTCACCGCGCAGATTATCGCGCAGGTCGCCAGCCATATTTACGGCGGCACGACCATTAACCGCATCGATGAAGTCCTGGCACCGTTCGTCACCGCCAGCTTCAATAAACATCGTCAGACTGCCGAAGAGTGGCAGATTGCGGATGCGGATGGCTTTGCTCACAGCCGTACCGAAAAAGAGTGTTATGACGCCTTCCAGTCGCTGGAATATGAGGTCAATACCCTGCACACCGCCAACGGCCAGACGCCGTTTGTCACCTTCGGTTTTGGCCTCGGCACATCGTGGGAATCGCGCCTGATCCAGCAAACCATTCTGCGTAACCGCATTGCCGGACTGGGCAAAAATCGCAAAACCGCTGTATTCCCGAAACTGGTATTTGCCATCCGTGACGGCCTGAATCATAAAGCCGGTGACGCCAACTACGACATTAAGCAACTGGCACTGGAATGCGCCAGCAAGCGTATGTACCCGGACATCCTAAATTATGATCAGGTGGTGAAAGTCACCGGTTCGTTCAAAACGCCGATGGGCTGCCGCAGTTTCCTGGGCGTGTATGAAGAAAATGGCGAGATGATCCACGAGGGCCGCAATAATATCGGCGTGATCAGCCTGAACCTGCCGCGCATCGCGCTGGAAGCGAACCGCGACGAAGCGGCGTTCTGGACACTGCTCGACGAGCGTTTACTGCTGGCGAAGAAAGCCCTGATGACCCGTATTGCACGTCTGGAAGGCATCAAAGCCCGCGTGGCGCCAATCCTGTACATGGAAGGCGCCTGCGGTGTGCGCCTGAAAGCTGACGACGATATTTCCGGCATCTTCAAAAATGGTCGTGCCTCGATTTCGCTCGGATACATTGGCGTGCATGAAACCATTAACGCACTGTTCGGCAACCAGACCCACGTGTTCGACGCCAGCCAGTTACGCGAAAAAGCCGAGGCGATTGTGGCTCGTCTGAAAGCGGCAACCGAAAGCTGGAAAGACGAAACGGGCTACGGTTTCAGCCTGTACAGCACGCCGAGCGAAAACCTGTGCGACCGCTTCTGTCGTCTGGATAAAGCCGAATTCGGGCTGGTGGCCGGTGTGACTGATAAAGGTTACTACACCAACAGCTTCCATCTGGACGTCGAGAAGAAGGTAAATCCGTACGAAAAACTCGACTTCGAAGCGCCGTATCCGCCACTCAGCAACGGCGGTTTCATCTGCTATGGCGAATACCCTAACCTGCAACACAATCTGAAAGCGCTGGAAGACGTGTGGGATTACAGTTATACCCGCGTGCCGTATTACGGCACCAACACGCCAATCGATGAATGCTACGACTGCGGCTATACCGGCGAATTCGAATGCACCAGCAAAGGATTCACCTGCCCGAAATGCGGCAATCACGAACCTTCCCGCGTGTCAGTCACCCGCCGCGTGTGTGGTTATCTCGGCAGCCCGGATGCCCGTCCGTTTAACGCCGGTAAGCAGGAAGAAGTGAAGCGCCGGATTAAACATCTGGGTAACGGTCAGCTGGGTTAA
- the nrdG gene encoding anaerobic ribonucleoside-triphosphate reductase-activating protein, protein MNFHQYYPIDVVNGPGTRCVLFVSGCVHECRGCYNKSTWRLDSGKPFTQEDENRIIADLQNTVIPRQGLTLSGGDPLHPQNLSAVRQLLLRVQAECPGKDVWMWTGYTLGELSAEQREVVALINVLVDGKFVQELKDPALIWRGSGNQVIHYLR, encoded by the coding sequence TTGAACTTCCATCAGTATTACCCGATTGATGTGGTGAACGGGCCGGGAACACGCTGCGTGCTGTTCGTTTCCGGCTGCGTCCACGAATGCCGCGGGTGCTATAACAAAAGCACCTGGCGGCTGGACTCCGGCAAACCTTTTACGCAGGAAGACGAAAACCGCATTATCGCAGATCTGCAAAACACGGTGATCCCGCGTCAGGGTTTAACGCTGTCCGGCGGCGATCCGCTGCATCCGCAAAATCTTTCTGCGGTGCGCCAGCTATTGTTACGCGTGCAGGCAGAGTGTCCGGGCAAAGATGTGTGGATGTGGACGGGTTATACGCTCGGGGAACTGAGCGCTGAACAGCGGGAAGTCGTGGCGTTAATCAACGTGCTGGTCGACGGGAAATTTGTGCAGGAACTGAAAGACCCTGCACTTATCTGGCGCGGCAGCGGTAATCAGGTGATCCATTATTTGCGTTAA
- a CDS encoding CcdB family protein, which produces MEQYVVYENKGDGKVAYPFLLNIHHSAASGFGNTVMIPLVPLLELIDFPPKKLCPLLKIEQEQYVAMTHMLGGVKSREIGDQVRQLDGETYEVKNAFDFLLNGI; this is translated from the coding sequence ATGGAGCAATACGTTGTTTATGAAAACAAAGGAGACGGAAAGGTAGCGTATCCTTTTTTGCTGAATATCCATCATTCGGCTGCGAGTGGGTTCGGTAATACGGTAATGATTCCGTTGGTGCCACTGCTCGAATTAATAGACTTTCCGCCAAAAAAACTTTGTCCTTTGCTTAAGATTGAGCAAGAGCAGTATGTGGCAATGACGCATATGCTGGGGGGCGTTAAGTCACGAGAAATTGGCGATCAGGTCAGGCAGCTCGACGGGGAAACCTATGAAGTGAAAAATGCGTTTGATTTTTTACTGAATGGAATTTGA
- a CDS encoding type II toxin-antitoxin system CcdA family antitoxin translates to MSEALNREFNDLPVTLIPETPAQKWRRENQKGIEAINKYVEEHGSFSDYQRAF, encoded by the coding sequence ATGTCAGAAGCACTCAATCGTGAATTCAATGATTTACCTGTTACGTTAATACCCGAAACACCTGCGCAGAAATGGAGGCGTGAAAATCAAAAAGGAATTGAGGCGATAAATAAATACGTCGAAGAACATGGTTCGTTTTCTGATTATCAGCGTGCATTTTGA
- a CDS encoding helix-turn-helix domain-containing protein — MIQSFDNIWDAIEETPQEAENMKIRSKLMMVLTAHIEKNKMTQAQAAKFFGVTQPRISDLVRGKISVFSIDMLVNMLASADLHITHIEIGGKALV; from the coding sequence ATGATTCAGAGTTTTGACAATATCTGGGATGCCATCGAAGAAACGCCCCAGGAAGCTGAGAATATGAAAATACGCTCTAAATTAATGATGGTTCTTACTGCACATATCGAAAAGAACAAAATGACTCAGGCTCAGGCTGCGAAGTTTTTCGGAGTCACTCAGCCACGCATATCGGATCTGGTACGCGGTAAAATCTCAGTATTCAGTATTGATATGCTGGTCAACATGCTGGCGAGCGCGGATTTACATATCACCCACATTGAAATCGGTGGGAAAGCACTGGTATGA
- a CDS encoding type II toxin-antitoxin system RelE/ParE family toxin yields MMKRIFFVDSSLADLQRFPLQARREAGYQLHRVQHGEMPFDWKPMPDVGMGVRELRIKDTEGIYRILYIAKFKEAIYVLHCFQKKSQATNHHDLELAKKRYKSEVSRRKNDSEF; encoded by the coding sequence ATGATGAAAAGGATTTTCTTTGTCGACAGCAGTTTGGCGGATTTACAGCGTTTTCCCTTGCAGGCTCGTCGGGAAGCAGGGTACCAGTTACATCGGGTGCAACATGGGGAAATGCCTTTTGACTGGAAACCCATGCCGGATGTAGGGATGGGGGTGCGCGAATTACGGATTAAAGATACGGAGGGTATCTACCGGATTTTGTATATCGCCAAATTTAAAGAAGCCATTTATGTGCTGCACTGCTTTCAGAAAAAATCCCAGGCCACGAATCATCATGATCTGGAGCTGGCTAAAAAACGCTATAAATCAGAAGTAAGCCGGAGGAAAAATGATTCAGAGTTTTGA